A window from Primulina huaijiensis isolate GDHJ02 chromosome 11, ASM1229523v2, whole genome shotgun sequence encodes these proteins:
- the LOC140987489 gene encoding nuclear poly(A) polymerase 3-like translates to MEIERSVSLLQYMEDEGLVPSGKEEIRRRNVIVKLKQIVFVWAKKIAYEHRLPKSCIRAASATIITYGSYGLGVHNHESDVDALCVGPGFATRAEDFFIVLRNMLENRPEVSEIYCVKDAKVPLIRFKFDGVSVDLPYAKIHGISVPEDVDVFNPFIFANMDEISWRSLSGVRANRSIFQLVPGIETYKSLLRCLKFWARRRGIYCNLFGFFGGVHLAVLVAVICQRHPDTWLSALVSIFFKTFAFWAWPTPVILFHDIVPTHYLHTEKSLMPIQLPCSLNEYCRSYITTSTFGRIREEFLRGHYMTKDVLSSNFDWKILFEPFSYAYHYARYFKIRLSSSDRNELRDWVGWVKCRLRSLLVKLEDLLGFCDPNPTEYVDATLQAPNTVFFWGLKISRSHKIDIDAIKKEFVKNINSGSERALGKIDLSVVKVSELHDMNPERTEACRWVSDGNGQRIPVASNYMAQEWRW, encoded by the exons ATGGAGATTGAAAGATCAGTTTCTCTGCTTCAG TATATGGAGGATGAAGGTTTGGTGCCATCTGGCAAGGAAGAAATTAGGAGAAGAAACGTTATTGTCAAGCTCAAACAG ATTGTGTTTGTGTGGGCTAAGAAGATAGCTTACGAGCACCGACTCCCAAAGAGTTGCATCAGGGCTGCTTCCGCCACAATTATAACCTATGGATCATATGGCCTTGGA GTTCATAATCATGAGTCTGATGTTGATGCTCTGTGTGTTGGACCAGGCTTTGCTACTAGGGCG GAAGATTTCTTTATCGTTCTACGTAACATGCTCGAAAATAGACCTGAGGTTTCTGAGATCTACTGTGTCAAGGATGCCAAAGTTCCTCTCATCCGATTCAAATTTGATGGGGTCTCAGTTGATCTTCCCTATGCCAAGATCCATGGAATATCAGTTCCTGAG GATGTGGATGTATTCAACCCATTCATTTTCGCAAATATGGATGAGATAAGTTGGAGAAGTTTGTCTGGTGTACGAGCTAATAGAAGCATTTTTCAACTTGTGCCAGGCATAGAG ACATACAAGTCACTCCTGCGCTGTCTCAAATTTTGGGCAAGGAGACGAGGCATTTATTGCAAT TTATTTGGATTTTTCGGAGGCGTTCACTTGGCAGTCCTTGTGGCTGTAATATGTCAAAGACATCCGGATACCTGGCTAAGTGCTCTGGTTTCAATTTTCTTCAAGACATTTGCCTTCTGGGCCTGGCCAACACCAGTTATCTTGTTTCATGATATAGTGCCGACACATTACCTTCATACGGAAAAGTCTCTAATGCCAATTCAGCTACCATGTAGCCTAAATGAATATTGTCGTTCTTACATAACTACAAGTACATTTGGCCGAATCAGAGAAGAGTTTCTACGCGGACACTACATGACAAAG GATGTCCTGAGCTCAAACTTCGATTGGAAAATTTTATTCGAGCCATTTTCTTATGCATACCACTATGCCCGATATTTTAAAATCCGTCTTTCATCGTCTGATAGAAATGAGTTACGAGACTGGGTTGGTTGGGTCAAGTGTCGATTGCGCTCCCTTCTAGTAAAG TTGGAGGACTTGCTGGGATTTTGTGATCCCAACCCTACAGAATATGTTGATGCTACGCTACAGGCTCCAAATACGGTGTTTTTCTGGGGACTGAAGATTAGTAGAAGTCATAAGATCGACATTGATGCAATCAAGAAAGAGTTTGTAAAGAACATCAACTCTGGTAGTGAACGCGCTCTTGGAAAGATCGATTTATCGGTGGTAAAAGTTTCAGAATTACATGATATGAACCCCGAGCGAACTGAGGCATGCCGATGGGTTTCAGATGGCAATGGACAAAGAATTCCAGTTGCCTCAAACTATATGGCTCAAGAGTGGAGGTGGTGA